CCGCAGCGGGGAATCGCCTGTCCCCAGTTGCGCGCATATTCTTCAAACTGAGCCTTTTTGGTTGGATCGATGTGATAGCGGATGAAACAAGTGATCATGGTTGTGGTCCTCTCTCGTTGAGCAGGCCAAGGATGTGCCACAGTTGCCGCTTTGAATGCTTCGACCGGGATCGAAGTATTGTGACTGGTGCTCCCTGCCACCCCATGCCATCCTGACGGCCACACTTTGATGGAGATCGAACCATGAAAGACGGACCAGACATAGCGCGGATCGGCGGGCTTATTGGTGATCCCGCCAGAGCCAACATTCTGTCAGCGCTTATGAGCGGCAAGGCGCTTACTGCGACAGAATTGGCAGTCGAGGCAGGGATCACCGGCCAGACAGCCAGCTCCCACTTGAAAAAACTCATGGAAGGCGGGCTGCTTACTCAAGCAAAGCAGGGGCGGCACCGTTACTTCACCCTGGCCGGCCCGGAAGTCGGTACAACCCTTGAAGCCCTGATGGGGCTTGCGGCAAACAAGGGACATTTGCGCACCCGCACCGGACCGCGCGATCCGGCTATGCGGACGGCCCGTGTTTGTTATGATCATCTTGCCGGCGATATGGCAGTCCGGATCTATGACAGTCTCGAAACGCGCGGCTTCTTGACTACGTCCTCCGATGCCGGTGGAATTGCTTTGACGGAGACTGGTGAGGCGTTTCTCGCAACAATAGGCGTAGACCTTTTACCCTTGAAGGCCGCCCGCAGACCAATGTGCCGCCCCTGTCTTGACTGGAGCGAACGGCGCAATCATCTGGCGGGGGCAGTGGGAGCCGCCCTTTTGTCCCGCTTCCAGCAAAACAAATGGCTTCGGCGCGAACCTGACAGCCGCGTGGTTCATATATCTCAGAAGGGCGACGCTGAACTCAAGGCCTTGTTTCCAATTTGATTGGAGTCCGTTTCCATACCCGAGTTCTGGTATGACCGGACCAAAACAAAACCCGGCCGGAGCCGGGTTTTCAGTGTTTTAGTTCATCCGAGTAATGATGTTCTTTTATCCGTTCGGATCGGATGCGGTACGGGGCCAAAACTTCAGCGCCTTACCCTGCCTTGCGGCCCTGACGGGCTTCACGCAACGACCGGTAGAGACGTGCGGGCAACCACGGCAAACGGTCACGGTTGTAATCTTGACGGTGGTTGACCAGAAGTGTTTTAGCGACTTGCACAATCATTTTTATCTCCTTCGCCCGGAAACCGGGTCGGGTTCTTTATTATGGAAATGAATTTAGCGCACAAGGTGCACTTTTTCAAGGCGCACAATGTGCGTATTGTGTGAATTTCCTCTTAATTTCCTTACGTAATGCCCACCCTGCAAGGCGAACGCATTTCATTAGCCGACTTAGCACTAGCCATCAAAAAAAATCCCGCTGCCAAAGGCGCGGGATTTTCCTGATCTGTAACTAGTTGACTGCGATGATCTATTCCGCAGCTACCATCCGGGCCGGGTCGTAATTGAGGATCGGTGCCAGCCAGCGCTCTGCATACTCCACATCCCAGCCTTTTCTTTTGGCGTAATCCACAATTTGATCCTTTTCGATCTTTCCAACCCCGAAATAGTGGCTGTCGGGATGCGCAAAATAGAGCCCGGAGACGGAGGATCCCGGCAACATCGCCCGGCTCTCTGTCAGCTGGATACCTGTCAGTTTCTCCGCATCGAGCAGGCGGAAAAGCGTGTCCTTCTCCGTGTGGTCCGGCTGTGCGGGATAACCTGGCGCCGGACGGATACCCTGATACTTTTCTGCAATCAGTTCCTCACTGGATAGTGTTTCACCAGCCGCATAGCCCCAAAGATCCTTGCGCACGATTTGGTGCAGCTTCTCGGCGAACGCTTCTGCGAGACGATCCGCCAGAGCCTGCGACAGGATCTTGTTGTAATCGTCTCCCTGCTTGGCGTAACGGCCAGCAAGCTCGTCTTCACCGTGACCCGCCGTGACGGCAAATCCGCCGATCCAGTCATTGATGCCGCTGTCGAGAGGCGCCACGAAATCGCTCATCGCCACATTGGCGCGGCCACCGGACGTGCGGGCCATTTGCTGTCGAAGCGTGTGGAAGGTTGCCGCGACTTCACCGCGGTTCTCACCGGAGTAGACCAGAATGTCGTCGCCAACAGCATTGGCCGGCCATAGCTTCGCAACACCACGCGCTGTCAGAAGTTTCTTTTCAACGATTTCGTCCAGCATCCGTCGGGCGTCATCAAAAAGCGCCGTTGCCGCAACACCATACCGGTCATCGGTCAGAACCTGCGGGTAGCGGCCCTTGATTTCCCAGGTTGCAAAGAACGGCGTCCAGTCGATCACCGGCACCAGCTCTTCCAGCGGGAAATCGTCGAACACCGTGGTGCCGAGCTGGTTCGGCCTGACGGGCGCTTTCCCTTCAAAATCAACCTTGAAGGCATTGGCACGGGCATCCAGCAACTGAACCCGGCGGGCGGCTCCCCGGCCTGCGGCATGCTTTTCGGCAATATCCGCATATTCAGTGCGAACCTCGCCATAGTATGGCGCACGTCCTCCCTCACTCATCAGCTTGGAGGCAACGCCAACCGCCCGGCCGGCATCGGTCACATAGATCGCCTGGCCCTTTGCGTAATTGGGATGAATCTTCACTGCCGTGTGGATCTTTGACGTGGTGGCTCCGCCGATCAGCAGCGGAATGTCCAAACCTTCGCGCTCCATTTCGGCTGCGACATGGCACATTTCATCCAACGACGGCGTGATCAGACCGCTGAGACCGATGATGTCGACCTTTTCCTGCTTGGCGGTCTCCAGGATCTTTGCAGCCGGGACCATGACCCCAAGGTCGATGACCTCGAAGTTGTTGCACTGAAGGACCACGCCGACAATGTTCTTGCCGATGTCGTGGACGTCACCCTTCACCGTTGCCATCAGGATCTTGCCCTGCGAGGAATAACCGGTGAGGCCCTGCTCTTCTTTTTCCTTCTCCATGAAGGGCATCAGATAGGCGACGGCCTTTTTCATGACGCGGGCGGATTTGACCACCTGCGGCAGGAACATCTGACCGGATCCGAAGAGATCGCCAACCACGTTCATGCCGTCCATCAGCGGACCTTCGATGACGTGCAGCGGTCGGTCGAAGCTTTGACGGGCTTCCTCTGTGTCTTCCACCACATAGTCGTCAATGCCGTGGACCAGCGCATGCTCAAGACGCTTGGCAACGTCCCACGTCCGCCAGGTGAGATCGGCTTCCTTCTTCTTGCCCCCCTCGCCTTTCCAGCGCTCGGCTGCGTCCAGCATGCGGTCCGTCGCATCAGACCGGCGGTTCAGAACAACGTCTTCGCAAAGCTCGCGCAGTTCCGTATCGAGATCGTTATAGACCGCCAGCTGGCCAGCATTGACAATGCCCATGTCCATGCCGCGCTTGATGCAGTGATAGAGGAAGACGGAGTGCATCGCCTCGCGCACGGCCTCGTTGCCGCGGAACGAGAACGACAGGTTGGAAACCCCGCCCGAAACATGGGCATGAGGCAGGTTCTCGCGGATCCAGCCGGTCGCCTCGATGAAGTCGACGCCGTAGTTGTCGTGCTCCTCGATCCCGGTCGCAACCGCAAATATGTTCGGGTCGAAGACGATGTCTTCAGGCGCAAAGCCCGCTTTTTCGGTCAGGATCTTGTAGGACCGCGCACAGATCTCGGTCTTGCGCTCAAACGTGTCGGCCTGGCCCTGTTCGTCAAAGGCCATGACGACGACCGCAGCGCCGTAGCGCCGGATCAGCTTGGCTTGCTCCAGGAACGCCTCTTCGCCCTCCTTCATCGAGATTGAATTGACGACGCCCTTGCCCTGAATACACTTCAGTCCGGCTTCGATAACCGTCCATTTGGAGCTGTCAATCATCACCGGCACTTTGGCGATATCGGGTTCAGCTGCCACAAGATTGAGGAAGGTGACCATGGCGTCTTCGGAGTCCAGAAGCCCTTCGTCCATGTTGATGTCGATGATCTGGGCGCCGTTCTCGACCTGGCTCCGGGCAACGTCGAGCGCGGTCGCGTAGTCGCCTTCCTTGATCAGCTTGCGGAACCGCGCCGAACCGGTCACGTTCGTCCGCTCGCCGACGTTCACAAAATTGACTTCAGGAGTCAGCGAGAACGGCTCGAGGCCGGACAAACGCATGTACCGATCGACGGTCGGGATTTCTCGGGGTTTTTTGCCTTCGACCGCCTCGGCGATCGCCTTGATGTGGGCAGGTGTGGTGCCACAGCACCCACCGACCATGTTCACGAGGCCCGCCGAGGCGAACTCCTCGATGAGGCCGGCCATATGCTCCGGGCTCTCATCATATTCGCCAAACTCGTTCGGCAGGCCCGCGTTCGGATAAGCACAGACAAGTGTATCGGCGACGCGGCCGAGCTCATCGACATGCGCCCGCATTTCCTTCGCGCCGAGCGCACAGTTGAGGCCAATGGTCAAAGGATTGGTGTGGCGCACGGAGTTCCAGAAGGCTTCCGGTGTCTGGCCGGAAAGGGTCCGGCCAGAGAGATCGGTGATCGTGCCGGAAATCATCACCGGCAGTTCCCTGCCAATCTCCTCGAACACTTCTTCAATGGCAAACAGCGCTGCCTTGGCATTCAGGGTGTCGAAGATTGTCTCGACAAGTAAAATATCCGCACCACCTTCGATCAGACCGCGTACAGCCTCTGCGTAGGCAATCCTGAGATCATCAAAGCTGACAGCCCGGTACCCGGGATTGTTCACATCTGGCGAAATGGATGCCGTCCGGTTGGTCGGCCCGAGCGCTCCGGCGACATAGCGGGGCCGGGACGTATCTTGGGCTGTTACCTGTTCGCAGGCCTCGCGCGCCAGACGTGCACTTTCCACGTTCAGCTCATAGGCCAGTTCCTCCATGCCGTAATCGGCCTGGGCGATGGTGGTGGAGGAAAACGTGTTGGTCTCGACTATATCTGCGCCCGCTTCCAGATAGTCGACATGGATCTGGCGAATGGCGTCGGGCATTGTCAGGCTGAGGAGGTCATTGTTGCCCTTCACATCCGACGGCCAGTCCTTGAAACGCTCACCGCGATAGGCTGCCTCGTCCAGTTTGAGCAACTGAATTTCAGTCCCCATGGCTCCGTCCAGCACCAGAATGCGGGATTTGGCGATCTCCTGAAGGCGCGCGAAGGCGTCAGACTTGGTCACGGGGGTTTCCTACCTCTTGGCCAGGCTCCCGGCTCAAGGCCGGGACGGCTGTCTTTTACATTGCCGCAGCGGACTTGCTCCGGGCCGCGGTATTCCAAACTCGTCAGGTCCCGGTTCAAGACCGGGACAGCCGTTATACTAATGCCGCCCCGGACCTAATCCGGGGCCCTCATATCTCAAAAACCATG
This window of the Roseibium alexandrii DFL-11 genome carries:
- a CDS encoding ArsR/SmtB family transcription factor, which translates into the protein MKDGPDIARIGGLIGDPARANILSALMSGKALTATELAVEAGITGQTASSHLKKLMEGGLLTQAKQGRHRYFTLAGPEVGTTLEALMGLAANKGHLRTRTGPRDPAMRTARVCYDHLAGDMAVRIYDSLETRGFLTTSSDAGGIALTETGEAFLATIGVDLLPLKAARRPMCRPCLDWSERRNHLAGAVGAALLSRFQQNKWLRREPDSRVVHISQKGDAELKALFPI
- the metH gene encoding methionine synthase → MTKSDAFARLQEIAKSRILVLDGAMGTEIQLLKLDEAAYRGERFKDWPSDVKGNNDLLSLTMPDAIRQIHVDYLEAGADIVETNTFSSTTIAQADYGMEELAYELNVESARLAREACEQVTAQDTSRPRYVAGALGPTNRTASISPDVNNPGYRAVSFDDLRIAYAEAVRGLIEGGADILLVETIFDTLNAKAALFAIEEVFEEIGRELPVMISGTITDLSGRTLSGQTPEAFWNSVRHTNPLTIGLNCALGAKEMRAHVDELGRVADTLVCAYPNAGLPNEFGEYDESPEHMAGLIEEFASAGLVNMVGGCCGTTPAHIKAIAEAVEGKKPREIPTVDRYMRLSGLEPFSLTPEVNFVNVGERTNVTGSARFRKLIKEGDYATALDVARSQVENGAQIIDINMDEGLLDSEDAMVTFLNLVAAEPDIAKVPVMIDSSKWTVIEAGLKCIQGKGVVNSISMKEGEEAFLEQAKLIRRYGAAVVVMAFDEQGQADTFERKTEICARSYKILTEKAGFAPEDIVFDPNIFAVATGIEEHDNYGVDFIEATGWIRENLPHAHVSGGVSNLSFSFRGNEAVREAMHSVFLYHCIKRGMDMGIVNAGQLAVYNDLDTELRELCEDVVLNRRSDATDRMLDAAERWKGEGGKKKEADLTWRTWDVAKRLEHALVHGIDDYVVEDTEEARQSFDRPLHVIEGPLMDGMNVVGDLFGSGQMFLPQVVKSARVMKKAVAYLMPFMEKEKEEQGLTGYSSQGKILMATVKGDVHDIGKNIVGVVLQCNNFEVIDLGVMVPAAKILETAKQEKVDIIGLSGLITPSLDEMCHVAAEMEREGLDIPLLIGGATTSKIHTAVKIHPNYAKGQAIYVTDAGRAVGVASKLMSEGGRAPYYGEVRTEYADIAEKHAAGRGAARRVQLLDARANAFKVDFEGKAPVRPNQLGTTVFDDFPLEELVPVIDWTPFFATWEIKGRYPQVLTDDRYGVAATALFDDARRMLDEIVEKKLLTARGVAKLWPANAVGDDILVYSGENRGEVAATFHTLRQQMARTSGGRANVAMSDFVAPLDSGINDWIGGFAVTAGHGEDELAGRYAKQGDDYNKILSQALADRLAEAFAEKLHQIVRKDLWGYAAGETLSSEELIAEKYQGIRPAPGYPAQPDHTEKDTLFRLLDAEKLTGIQLTESRAMLPGSSVSGLYFAHPDSHYFGVGKIEKDQIVDYAKRKGWDVEYAERWLAPILNYDPARMVAAE